One Lysinibacillus fusiformis genomic window carries:
- a CDS encoding DUF4097 family beta strand repeat-containing protein has product MISRHKLIAVSMITLGLLLAVVGYVSGGKWSMIKDDTGLHVPTNQSLVKNSYTLEAFTNIDVFNDYGDIEILSGDRYALEVNAIEDADVSYSVKDGTLTVETKSKKKNRRYFGFSFSETPYIKIYVPKDVALNKVVLDSNFGDTTLRGLQYQQFNVISNYGDILFEDIDGMNTEITQSFGDMALEQFTSNGFVAESEHGDIDIDGTLNGQTTITSSFGDTTLNLQNKKSDLGYELNTDFGDVTVNHQEQNGKVSQLREGDHQLSVSLSHGDLDISLR; this is encoded by the coding sequence ATGATTTCTCGTCATAAACTCATCGCCGTATCTATGATTACTTTAGGCCTTTTACTAGCAGTTGTTGGTTATGTCTCAGGCGGTAAATGGTCTATGATTAAAGATGACACTGGCTTACATGTGCCAACGAATCAATCTCTTGTCAAAAATTCTTATACACTTGAAGCATTCACAAACATCGATGTTTTCAATGACTATGGTGATATCGAAATCCTTTCTGGCGACCGCTATGCGCTAGAGGTCAATGCGATTGAGGATGCAGATGTTAGCTATAGTGTAAAAGATGGTACGCTGACTGTTGAAACAAAAAGCAAGAAAAAAAATCGACGATACTTTGGGTTTAGTTTTTCTGAAACACCATACATCAAAATTTATGTACCCAAGGATGTAGCGTTGAATAAAGTAGTGCTCGACAGTAATTTTGGGGATACAACACTTCGTGGCTTGCAATATCAGCAATTCAATGTAATAAGTAATTACGGAGATATTCTTTTCGAAGATATAGATGGCATGAACACAGAAATTACTCAGTCTTTTGGTGACATGGCGCTTGAGCAATTTACAAGTAACGGCTTCGTTGCGGAAAGCGAGCATGGTGATATTGACATTGACGGCACTTTAAACGGTCAAACAACGATAACATCTAGCTTTGGTGATACAACACTAAACTTACAAAACAAAAAAAGTGACTTAGGCTATGAATTAAACACAGACTTTGGAGATGTTACGGTCAATCATCAGGAACAAAACGGTAAGGTTTCACAGCTACGTGAAGGTGATCATCAGCTAAGTGTCTCGCTTTCACATGGGGACTTAGATATATCACTACGATAA
- a CDS encoding DUF1700 domain-containing protein, with amino-acid sequence MDRASYLKKLRGKLYRLPAQELDAALAYYEEYFDEAGEENEQQVIQQLGSPSKVASQIMADFALKDFDATPASTKKNMTTIWLIILAILSAPLSLPILATAVALIISLGAVVFSFVIAIVATGLGIFFGGIVALISGFFVLTDHWPTALLFIGMGLIVTGSGVLLFPIITRFVKKIGLVCVEVLAGLFKKITKKRKGGL; translated from the coding sequence ATGGATAGAGCAAGCTATTTGAAAAAGCTACGAGGCAAATTATATCGCCTTCCTGCGCAAGAGTTAGATGCTGCGCTTGCCTATTATGAAGAATATTTTGATGAAGCAGGAGAGGAAAACGAACAGCAAGTCATTCAACAGCTCGGCTCCCCTTCCAAAGTTGCATCGCAAATAATGGCTGATTTTGCTTTAAAGGATTTTGATGCAACACCAGCTTCTACTAAAAAGAATATGACAACGATTTGGCTCATTATTCTCGCAATATTATCAGCGCCACTTTCATTACCAATTCTTGCTACTGCAGTAGCACTTATTATTTCATTGGGCGCAGTCGTATTTAGTTTTGTGATAGCCATTGTAGCAACAGGATTAGGCATCTTTTTTGGTGGCATCGTGGCGCTTATCTCCGGTTTCTTCGTTTTAACCGATCATTGGCCCACTGCGTTGCTCTTTATCGGTATGGGATTAATCGTTACAGGATCTGGTGTCCTACTCTTCCCTATCATAACTCGCTTTGTCAAAAAAATTGGACTTGTCTGCGTTGAGGTATTGGCAGGTTTATTCAAAAAAATCACCAAAAAGCGCAAGGGGGGCTTGTAA
- a CDS encoding PadR family transcriptional regulator codes for MTFQLGSALLDACVLAIVDKEDAYGYSLTQQVQSVMDISESTLYPVLRRLQKVDYLKTYDQPYQGRNRRYYQITEEGRIRLMELLQEWQMYKQKVDCVLLGGELNG; via the coding sequence ATGACATTTCAGCTTGGCTCAGCTTTACTCGATGCCTGTGTCTTAGCGATTGTAGACAAAGAGGATGCTTATGGTTACTCATTAACTCAGCAAGTACAATCTGTGATGGATATATCAGAATCAACACTGTATCCCGTATTACGTCGTTTGCAAAAAGTGGACTATTTAAAAACATACGACCAGCCCTATCAAGGCAGAAATAGACGTTATTATCAAATTACCGAGGAAGGGCGCATACGATTAATGGAGCTTTTACAGGAATGGCAAATGTATAAACAAAAGGTTGACTGTGTACTTTTAGGAGGGGAATTAAATGGATAG
- a CDS encoding TetR/AcrR family transcriptional regulator, with protein sequence MRKEAEERKNEILDAADELFAQRGFDGTSTNEILEKVGIARGTLYYHFKSKEDIMDALIERYSVNLLETAQEIATDKTIAINERIIGVVMALNLSGGSSKEIMEHIHKPQNALMHQKIQKVIINGVPPILTGIIREGIEQGLFSTPFPYECMEMVVVYMNTVFDDDMVEMTNEEQASRMQAFVFNVERLLGVESGSLMPVVMQMFGNGNG encoded by the coding sequence ATGCGAAAAGAAGCGGAGGAACGCAAGAACGAAATACTTGACGCGGCGGATGAGCTTTTTGCTCAGAGAGGCTTTGACGGCACCAGTACAAATGAAATTCTCGAAAAGGTCGGAATTGCACGTGGCACGCTGTATTATCATTTCAAGTCGAAGGAGGATATTATGGACGCTCTAATTGAGCGATATAGTGTCAATCTTTTAGAAACAGCACAAGAAATTGCCACAGATAAAACGATCGCCATAAACGAGCGCATTATCGGTGTTGTAATGGCTCTAAACTTAAGTGGTGGAAGTAGCAAGGAAATTATGGAGCACATTCACAAGCCGCAGAACGCGCTTATGCATCAGAAAATACAAAAGGTCATCATCAACGGCGTTCCCCCTATATTGACGGGAATAATCCGCGAAGGCATTGAGCAAGGACTGTTCAGTACACCGTTCCCGTATGAGTGTATGGAAATGGTTGTGGTATATATGAATACTGTTTTTGATGATGATATGGTGGAAATGACGAACGAGGAGCAAGCTTCTCGCATGCAGGCGTTTGTTTTCAACGTAGAAAGGCTGCTTGGAGTCGAAAGTGGAAGTCTAATGCCCGTTGTTATGCAGATGTTTGGCAACGGAAATGGATAG
- a CDS encoding ABC transporter permease: MYYRIICNDILKSKAITLTTMIFVAASAMLVSLAAILVINLLGSLDTLMKQAKTPHFMQMHSGEIDRARLTSFAQQNNNVDDFQVIEFLNMDGAQIVFGDRSLANSVQDNGFSIQSEKFDYLLDLNGNIINVSDGELYVPISYMRDNTTKVGDEAVISGKEFTVAGFLRDSQMNSSLSASKRFLVSENDYAQIRNLGSMEYLIEFRLKDMSALGAFETAYVSAGLEVNGPTVTYGLFKTMNALSDGMMIAVILLVSALVVAIAFMCIRFTLLAKIEDDYREIGVMKAIGLSVSDIKKIYLAKYTAIAAVGSIFGFVLSILFKGILLENIRLYMGESENSSFALLFGILGILLVFLAIIAYVSGVLRRFRKITVAEAIRFGTSQEKNIGAKRFRLSRNKLLHTNIFLGIKDVLSRKSLYATMLTVLVISTFIIIVPQNLYNTISSKSFIQYMGVGNYDMRLDIQLTDHIPEKAAEIIKTMNSDSTISKFTFLTTKTFKVNTEDGSKENIKVELGDHSIFPIEYSEGRVPSAENEMALSTLNADELNKKVGDVITLVIKGKEENLTISGIYSDITNGGKTAKAVFSDNSADIMGSIICAELSDKTLIDEKVSEYTDKFDFAKVSGIDEFVTQTFGSTISSIGKASNAAIAVALIITVLVTLLFMKMLIAKDRYSIAVVKALGFTNADVRAQYVSRSVFVLIVGIVFGTLLANTLGEIIAGAVISKFGASTFKFAVNPFSAYLFSPLLMICTVLIATMIGTASAGQIKISENIKE; encoded by the coding sequence ATGTATTACAGAATAATCTGCAATGACATTTTAAAGAGCAAAGCAATTACACTGACAACCATGATTTTTGTCGCTGCCTCTGCTATGCTTGTTTCGCTCGCGGCGATACTCGTCATCAATCTCTTGGGCTCACTAGATACACTTATGAAACAGGCTAAAACTCCGCATTTTATGCAGATGCATTCGGGTGAAATTGATCGTGCACGGCTTACATCTTTTGCACAGCAAAATAACAATGTTGATGATTTTCAGGTGATTGAATTTCTCAATATGGACGGTGCACAGATTGTTTTTGGCGATCGCTCGCTTGCGAATAGTGTTCAGGATAACGGTTTCAGTATACAGAGTGAAAAATTCGACTATCTTCTTGATCTGAATGGAAACATCATAAACGTATCTGACGGCGAGCTTTATGTTCCAATAAGCTATATGAGGGACAACACCACAAAGGTTGGTGATGAAGCAGTAATAAGTGGGAAGGAATTTACCGTTGCGGGATTTCTCCGTGATTCACAGATGAATTCCTCGCTCTCCGCCTCAAAGAGATTTCTTGTCAGTGAAAATGATTATGCGCAAATAAGAAACCTTGGAAGTATGGAGTATCTGATTGAGTTCAGATTAAAGGATATGTCGGCTCTCGGCGCATTTGAAACTGCTTATGTCTCTGCTGGACTTGAAGTGAACGGGCCAACGGTTACATATGGTCTTTTCAAAACGATGAACGCACTTTCTGATGGGATGATGATTGCGGTTATACTTCTCGTAAGTGCACTTGTCGTTGCCATCGCATTTATGTGCATACGCTTTACGCTCCTTGCGAAAATCGAAGACGATTACCGCGAAATTGGCGTTATGAAGGCAATTGGGCTAAGTGTTTCTGACATCAAAAAGATTTATCTTGCGAAATACACAGCGATTGCTGCAGTAGGTAGTATTTTTGGTTTTGTACTTTCTATTTTGTTTAAAGGCATCCTTCTTGAAAATATACGGCTTTATATGGGCGAAAGTGAAAATTCTTCTTTTGCCTTGCTTTTCGGAATACTTGGCATATTGCTTGTCTTCCTTGCAATTATTGCCTATGTAAGCGGAGTGCTGAGACGCTTTCGGAAAATAACCGTTGCAGAAGCCATACGCTTTGGTACTTCACAGGAAAAAAACATTGGCGCAAAGCGTTTTAGATTGAGTAGAAATAAGCTACTTCACACGAATATTTTTCTTGGTATAAAAGATGTCCTATCTAGGAAAAGTCTATACGCTACAATGCTTACGGTGCTAGTAATTTCAACATTTATCATTATTGTTCCGCAGAACCTATACAACACGATTTCCTCAAAAAGCTTCATCCAATATATGGGTGTTGGAAACTATGATATGCGCCTTGATATTCAACTGACTGACCATATTCCTGAAAAAGCTGCAGAAATAATAAAGACAATGAACAGTGACAGCACCATTTCAAAGTTTACCTTCCTCACAACAAAAACATTTAAAGTAAATACGGAAGACGGATCGAAGGAAAACATAAAGGTTGAACTCGGCGACCATTCGATTTTCCCAATAGAATATTCCGAGGGCAGAGTACCTTCAGCAGAAAACGAAATGGCACTTTCGACTTTGAACGCCGATGAGCTGAACAAAAAGGTCGGCGATGTCATTACACTAGTGATTAAGGGGAAGGAAGAAAATCTTACGATAAGTGGAATTTATTCCGACATTACCAACGGAGGTAAAACCGCAAAGGCTGTTTTTAGCGATAATTCGGCAGACATTATGGGAAGCATTATCTGCGCGGAGCTTTCTGATAAAACGCTAATCGACGAAAAGGTTTCGGAATATACGGACAAATTCGATTTTGCAAAGGTTTCAGGCATTGATGAATTTGTTACACAGACATTCGGCTCGACAATAAGCTCCATCGGAAAGGCCTCCAATGCCGCAATTGCCGTCGCGCTTATTATAACGGTGCTGGTTACACTGTTGTTTATGAAAATGCTTATTGCAAAGGACAGATACTCCATTGCCGTAGTGAAAGCCTTAGGTTTTACGAACGCAGATGTTAGAGCACAGTATGTTTCGCGTTCAGTATTTGTACTGATTGTCGGAATTGTTTTCGGCACGCTGCTAGCAAACACTCTCGGAGAAATAATTGCGGGGGCGGTTATTTCCAAGTTTGGAGCGTCGACGTTTAAGTTTGCGGTCAATCCGTTTTCGGCGTATTTGTTTAGTCCACTATTGATGATATGCACGGTACTTATCGCAACAATGATCGGCACAGCGAGCGCGGGACAAATAAAAATTTCCGAAAATATAAAGGAGTAG
- a CDS encoding ABC transporter ATP-binding protein has product MKKIIIADHIVKTFGEGDEQRNVLDGMSVEITESEFVAVMGPSGSGKSTLMFALSGMDGVNSGKVVFDGRDLTAIGENELSDLRRTEMGFVFQQPTMLKNLNILDNIILPSMRGNSKNAPQILEKARALMKRVGIEELEKRDITQVSGGQLQRAGICRALTNSPKIIFGDEPTGSLNSKSAQEIMDIFSEINADGTAVLLVTHDAKVAARTERILFMRDGKIVSELKLPKFDGMDMDDRIGKITVKMLEIGI; this is encoded by the coding sequence ATGAAGAAGATTATTATTGCGGATCATATAGTAAAAACTTTCGGCGAAGGCGATGAACAGCGCAATGTTCTCGACGGAATGTCCGTTGAAATAACCGAGAGCGAGTTCGTTGCAGTAATGGGACCCTCGGGCTCGGGAAAATCGACGCTGATGTTTGCACTAAGCGGAATGGATGGCGTTAATAGCGGCAAGGTCGTTTTTGACGGTAGGGATTTAACGGCGATTGGGGAGAATGAACTTTCAGATTTACGAAGAACAGAAATGGGGTTTGTTTTTCAGCAGCCGACTATGCTGAAAAATCTGAATATCCTAGATAACATCATTCTTCCGTCAATGCGCGGCAATAGCAAAAACGCCCCCCAAATATTGGAGAAGGCCAGAGCGCTTATGAAAAGGGTAGGCATTGAAGAGCTTGAAAAACGCGACATTACACAGGTTTCGGGAGGTCAGCTTCAGCGTGCGGGAATATGCAGAGCGCTCACGAATAGCCCAAAAATTATTTTCGGCGACGAGCCAACGGGTTCGCTCAACTCAAAATCTGCGCAGGAGATTATGGACATATTTTCCGAAATCAACGCGGATGGTACTGCGGTACTGCTTGTAACTCACGACGCAAAGGTTGCAGCAAGGACAGAACGTATACTGTTTATGCGCGACGGAAAAATCGTTAGCGAGCTGAAGCTTCCGAAGTTTGACGGGATGGACATGGATGACAGGATCGGGAAAATTACCGTGAAAATGCTGGAAATAGGAATATGA
- a CDS encoding TetR/AcrR family transcriptional regulator, protein MPKVSHEYVMKKKKDIVEAALSVCKVKPLYEIKMRDIIKASGVSQGGIYRYYADLDEILVAVINQANANVDYRHVVDEIIDNSHSPKEIIIKLFSFLGEYIQENLSTVGKIQFELTIVFANNPERQQKILSNITENENGQYLMEQLLGTIHEGISLGTFQPGVSLEDLFTLITVSIDGIVRDVILQKCYGMFQDEQVLFDEVRLMDTLCKSVLLMLGSK, encoded by the coding sequence ATGCCCAAGGTAAGCCATGAATATGTAATGAAAAAGAAAAAAGACATAGTAGAGGCAGCTTTATCGGTCTGTAAAGTTAAGCCACTTTATGAAATTAAGATGAGAGATATCATAAAAGCCTCAGGGGTAAGTCAAGGTGGAATTTATCGTTATTATGCAGACTTAGACGAAATCCTTGTTGCTGTCATTAATCAAGCCAATGCTAATGTAGACTATAGGCATGTTGTCGATGAGATCATTGATAATAGCCATTCTCCCAAAGAAATAATCATAAAATTGTTTTCTTTTCTTGGAGAGTATATTCAAGAAAACTTATCAACAGTTGGCAAAATTCAATTTGAGCTCACGATTGTATTTGCAAATAATCCAGAAAGACAACAGAAAATTCTATCGAACATCACTGAGAATGAAAACGGACAATATTTAATGGAGCAGTTACTGGGTACAATTCATGAGGGAATTTCTTTAGGGACCTTTCAGCCTGGCGTATCGTTAGAGGATTTATTTACTTTGATTACGGTATCCATTGATGGCATTGTGAGAGATGTTATATTGCAAAAATGTTACGGTATGTTCCAAGATGAACAAGTACTATTTGACGAGGTTCGTCTGATGGATACACTATGCAAGTCAGTATTATTAATGTTGGGGTCTAAATAA
- a CDS encoding CPBP family intramembrane glutamic endopeptidase encodes MGLEIRRFLFCTFASSWILWGGLAILTQFNLLRFGSALSLILFILGGVTPAICEIWLKKKYSSKEEFTSFIHNIKNPKLPLSWYLFASGLAFAACFLPTFWGGATMMNPLYLALIELPIMIIGGGLEEIGWRGFLQPTLQKRWSSFTSTIIVGVIWAIWHLPLWFVVGSNQMNMNFLWFTLSALALSFLLTVIYLSTKSIFLCIIFHAFINSFWNVFIPNTNVPSGLLTLLFALFVFAIFELYRKKNNRKGHHTLYV; translated from the coding sequence TTGGGATTAGAGATTAGAAGGTTTTTATTTTGTACATTTGCTTCTTCGTGGATACTATGGGGTGGCTTAGCCATATTAACACAATTCAATCTACTACGGTTTGGATCGGCATTATCTTTGATCTTGTTTATCCTTGGCGGTGTGACACCTGCCATTTGTGAGATTTGGCTAAAAAAGAAATATAGTTCTAAAGAAGAATTTACATCATTTATCCATAATATAAAAAATCCTAAGCTGCCATTATCATGGTACCTATTTGCCTCCGGACTGGCGTTTGCAGCCTGTTTCTTACCCACTTTTTGGGGTGGAGCAACTATGATGAACCCTTTATATCTAGCATTGATTGAACTCCCTATTATGATAATAGGGGGTGGTTTGGAAGAAATCGGCTGGCGAGGCTTTTTACAGCCTACATTACAAAAACGATGGTCGTCATTCACAAGTACAATTATTGTGGGGGTTATTTGGGCAATATGGCATTTGCCTTTATGGTTTGTGGTTGGTTCCAATCAAATGAACATGAACTTCCTGTGGTTTACATTAAGTGCATTGGCATTATCTTTTTTACTGACGGTCATTTATTTATCCACTAAAAGTATTTTTCTCTGTATTATTTTCCATGCCTTCATTAATTCATTCTGGAATGTTTTTATTCCGAATACAAATGTACCGTCTGGATTATTGACACTTCTATTTGCGCTGTTTGTTTTCGCTATCTTTGAGCTCTATCGAAAGAAGAATAATAGAAAAGGGCATCATACACTTTACGTTTAA
- the panB gene encoding 3-methyl-2-oxobutanoate hydroxymethyltransferase, translated as MKTTSDFLKMKAGGEKIVMLTAYDYPAATFAEQADVDMILVGDSLGMVVLGYDSTMPVTVADMVHHAKAVRRGAKDTFVVVDMPFGSYHGDCNDTLKTAVSMMQETGADALKVEGAGDVLAVIAKLTAAGIPVVAHLGLLPQSAGVLGGYKVQGKTAEQAAQLLEDAKKCEAAGACAVVLECIPHQVTEMVSASLIIPTIGIGAGVEADGQVLVFHDMLSYGSHHVPKFVERFADMGSEASRGIAGYLDAVKAGTFPAPKHFFTMKEEALDQLYGGDK; from the coding sequence ATGAAAACAACATCAGATTTTTTGAAGATGAAAGCAGGCGGTGAAAAAATCGTTATGCTGACGGCATATGATTATCCAGCTGCAACATTTGCAGAGCAAGCGGACGTCGATATGATTCTAGTAGGCGATTCACTAGGAATGGTAGTACTAGGCTATGATTCTACGATGCCAGTTACAGTGGCAGATATGGTACATCATGCAAAAGCTGTACGCCGTGGGGCAAAGGATACGTTTGTGGTCGTTGATATGCCGTTTGGTTCGTATCATGGGGATTGCAATGACACCTTGAAAACCGCTGTGTCCATGATGCAGGAAACGGGTGCAGACGCACTGAAGGTTGAAGGTGCAGGCGATGTTCTAGCTGTTATTGCAAAACTGACGGCTGCTGGGATTCCAGTGGTTGCTCATTTAGGCTTGCTACCACAATCTGCTGGGGTACTTGGTGGTTATAAGGTTCAAGGGAAAACAGCTGAACAAGCAGCGCAACTGTTGGAGGATGCAAAAAAATGTGAAGCGGCTGGCGCATGTGCGGTTGTTTTAGAATGTATTCCGCATCAGGTGACAGAAATGGTCTCTGCGAGTCTGATTATCCCAACAATTGGGATTGGTGCTGGCGTGGAGGCGGATGGACAAGTATTAGTATTCCATGACATGCTAAGCTATGGCTCACATCATGTGCCGAAATTTGTGGAACGTTTTGCGGATATGGGCAGTGAGGCAAGTCGAGGAATTGCTGGTTATCTGGACGCGGTGAAAGCAGGGACATTCCCAGCGCCGAAGCATTTCTTTACGATGAAAGAAGAGGCACTGGACCAGCTATATGGAGGCGATAAGTAA
- the panC gene encoding pantoate--beta-alanine ligase, whose product MKVVTTITALTAEIQAAKQGRKTIGLVPTMGYLHEGHLTLAKTARAENDLVVMSIFVNPTQFGPNEDFESYPRDLPRDTALAQSVGVDIVFAPSVEEMYPHDGGIRIHAGEQATILCGASRPGHFDGVLQVVAKLFHLVQPTRAYFGQKDAQQVAIIATMVRDYNFPLEMRVVPIVREEDGLAKSSRNVYLSEQDRQEAPAINEALQLARDSFLANRDASSALAKANYHIAARTHGNIDYIELLAYPDLIPVTADTEQVLLAAAVYIGNTRLIDNCIFNMKEGL is encoded by the coding sequence ATGAAAGTCGTCACTACTATCACAGCGCTGACAGCAGAAATTCAAGCTGCCAAACAAGGTCGAAAAACAATTGGTCTTGTGCCGACGATGGGCTATTTACATGAGGGCCATTTAACATTAGCGAAAACGGCACGAGCAGAAAATGATCTGGTAGTCATGAGTATTTTCGTGAATCCGACTCAGTTTGGTCCGAACGAAGACTTTGAAAGCTATCCACGTGATTTACCACGTGACACTGCTTTGGCACAGTCTGTGGGGGTGGACATAGTGTTTGCACCAAGTGTAGAAGAAATGTACCCTCATGACGGCGGTATTCGCATACATGCAGGCGAACAGGCGACCATTCTTTGTGGGGCTAGCCGACCTGGCCATTTCGACGGTGTTTTACAAGTCGTCGCAAAGTTATTCCATTTGGTACAGCCGACTCGTGCATATTTCGGGCAAAAGGATGCCCAGCAAGTGGCAATTATCGCCACAATGGTACGTGATTACAACTTCCCATTAGAGATGCGAGTAGTGCCCATTGTGCGTGAAGAAGACGGTTTAGCAAAATCTTCTCGCAACGTCTATTTAAGCGAGCAAGATCGTCAAGAAGCTCCGGCGATTAACGAAGCATTACAATTGGCACGTGACAGCTTTTTAGCAAACAGAGATGCGAGTAGTGCACTAGCAAAAGCAAACTATCATATTGCTGCACGTACGCATGGCAACATCGATTATATTGAATTATTAGCGTATCCCGATTTAATACCAGTGACAGCTGACACCGAACAGGTACTGTTAGCGGCTGCTGTATACATCGGTAATACCCGTTTAATCGATAACTGTATTTTCAATATGAAAGAAGGATTATAA
- the panD gene encoding aspartate 1-decarboxylase, translating into MLRMMMNSKIHRATVTEADLNYVGSITIDEDILDAVGMLANEKVHIVNNNNGARFETYIIAGERGSGVICVNGAAARLVQRGDIVIIISYVYVDNAEAKDHKPTVAIMGEGNTIKEMIAYEPEATVL; encoded by the coding sequence ATGTTACGAATGATGATGAATAGCAAAATCCACCGTGCCACTGTGACGGAAGCGGATTTGAACTATGTAGGTTCCATTACAATCGATGAAGATATTTTAGACGCAGTTGGCATGCTAGCAAATGAAAAGGTGCATATCGTAAATAATAACAATGGTGCACGCTTTGAAACTTATATTATAGCGGGCGAACGTGGGTCTGGGGTGATTTGCGTCAATGGTGCGGCTGCACGATTAGTTCAACGTGGCGACATCGTGATTATCATTTCTTATGTTTATGTAGATAATGCTGAGGCGAAAGACCATAAGCCAACTGTAGCCATTATGGGCGAAGGCAATACCATTAAAGAAATGATTGCCTATGAGCCAGAAGCTACGGTGTTGTAA